The DNA segment AGCCTATAGCTGAAATTAAAAATGCAGATTATGCCACTGTAGAGGCTGTTCTTGGTGGATTGGGGGCAATAAACACATTTTGTGGCAGCTATACGAAAACCGATACAGAGGTAAGAAATTTTCTGGCCGTTTTAAGGACGGATTCTAGGCTGAAGGATGCCCAGGTAGCTAGTTTTACCTATGATCTTTTTATGGGGACAACCAGCGCTACCGATGCCAAAGGCATGACCACCTATTATGAATACGATAGTTTCCAGCGGTTAAAGTATATCAAAGACCAGGATGGGAACATTGTCAAATCTTACGATTATCATTATAAACCTTAATGCTCCGTATCATGAAATTATATCAGAATTTAACGCCCCAAAGGGCATGGAAATATATCGCTGTTTGCTTAGTGGCAGGTTTTACCAGTTCAAATGCCCAGCACCTTACGCTGAACACTTACAGCAACCAGACTGAAATTAAAGCTACCGGGAGTATAACGCTGACGGATGGATTTTACATCCCTGCGGGCAAGAATGTAAGGATCTTTACCGGGGCGAGTTTCCAGCAATGTGTGGACCTGGTAAGTACCCCAAGTGCAGATCAGAATTACATCAGTACCAAGGTATTTAAAAAAGAAGGGGTAAATGAAGGGAACATCAATGCCACACTGAGTACCTGCGAGGTAAACCAGACCGTACAGTATTTTGATGGATTGGGCAGGCCTTTGCAAACGGTGACGGTACAGGGCAGTCCCGGCTTTAAGGATGTGGTGCAGCCTGTTGACTATGATGCCTTTGGCCGGGAGCAGTTCAAATACCTGCCTTACTCTACTGTTACAGGTGCCAATGGCAGCTTTAAGCCTTCTGCAATAACCAGTCAGGCAGGTTTTTACAACAGCCCCCCGGCAGGTGTGGCCACGATTACAAACACGGCCTTTTCAGAGAGCAGGTTTGAACCTTCACCTTTGAACCGGGTACTGGAACAGGGATCCCCCGGTGCCAGCTGGCAGCTTAGTGCCGGTCATACCCAGAAAATGGAGTACGGCTCCAACAACAGTACAGACTATGCAGTACGGTTGTATCAGGCTGTACCCTCTGCAACCCCCGGAGAAGAACACAAACGGATACTCAGCGGAACAGGTTATTACACTGCCAATGAACTGTACCTGAGCATCAGCAAGGACGAGAACTGGGCAAGTACCGATGGCAAAGCCGGTACCACAGAAGAATATAAGGACAAAGAGGACAGGGTAGTGCTGAAGCGTGTATTTAATTATAAAAATGATGTGACTGAAACCCTAAGCACCTATTATGTGTATGATGACCTGGGGAACTTAAGTTTTGTGCTGCCACCAGGTGCAAACCCGGATGCCCTGGCCCTGCCTTCCCAGACACTGCAGGACCAGTTCTGTTACCAGTACCGTTACGATGGGCGTAAAAGGCTGATTGAAAAGAAGCTTCCGGGCAAGGACTGGGAATACATGGTGTACAACAAACTGGACCAGCTGGTGCTGAGCCAGGACTCCTTGCAAAGGGTAGCTAACCAGTGGCTGTTTACCAAATACGATGCTTTGGGCAGGGTAGCAATTACCGGTGTATACGGAGATGGGGCTTCCAGGAGCAGCCTGGCCGGTACATTGAACAGCCAGAGCGTACTTTGGGAAAACAGGCTGGGTAGCGGGACCGATTATGACAACGGTTCATTCCCTCAGAACAACATTGCCTGGTACCATACGATCAATTACTACGACGATTACAATTTTCCGGGCAATAGCTTTCCCCAGCCTGACGGGGTTACCCAGATGTCGGCCTCCAGGGTAAAAGGACTGCAGACGGGCAGTTTTGTTTACCAGGTGAACAGCAGTACCCGTTACCTGAGCGTGAACTATTATGACAAAGATGGCCGGGTGCTCAAAACAGCAGCAGAGAACCATTTGGGCGGTACAGACCTTACGGAGAATACCTGGAACTTTGCCGGTGAGCTGACGGGCAGTACCCGTACCCATAGTAGTGGCTCGGGCCCAGCCACTACTATTGCCACCCGGCATGAATACGACCATATGGGAAGGAAGAAGGCGACCATGGAATCCATTAACGGTCAGCCTGAAGTGGTGCTGAGCAAGCTGGACTACAATGAACTGGGGCAGCTGAGCAAAAAATGGCTGCACAGTACGGATAATGGAACAAGCTTTTTGCAACATACGGATTATGCCTATAACGAACGGGGCTGGCTGAGCAACAGTAGATCAGACCAGTTCAGTATAAGGTTGAAGTACGACGATGGCACCGTACCGCAGTACAATGGCAATATCGCTAACCAGAACTGGGGAGCAGCGACGACCTACCCCAATACTTTTACCTATGGATACGATAAGCTGAACCGCTTACTGAGCGGGGTAAGTACCGGGGCGATATCGATGAGTGAAGTGCTGAGTTATGATGTGATGGGCAACATCAGTACCCTGAACAGGGATGGAGCAGGAGCGGGCAGCTATATTTACGAAGGCAACAGGCTGAAGAGCATCTCAGGTGGCGGGCTGGCTGCCGGGAGTTATGCCTATGACGGGAATGGGAATGCGGTTACCGATGGGCGTACCGGTGTAAACTTAACCTATAACCACCTGAACTTACCCATCACTGTTAATGGATCGGGACTGAACATTGCCTATACCTATGATGCAATGGGCAGGAAACTGAAAAAGGTGAGTAACATGGAGGCCCCTTCAGATTATGTGGATGGGGTACAATACACCGGAGGGGCAATAGAGTTCATCATGACCGAGGAGGGTAAAGCGAGGAGCAATGGTGGTACCTACAGCTATGAGTATAACCTGACAGACCATTTGGGTAATGTGCGGTATACGTTCTATCAACACCCATCCAGTGGTTTGCTGGAACGTTTACAAAGTGACGATTATTATGCTTTTGGTTTAAGAAAATCAGGAGTTCCAATTTCTGGAAATAATAAATATCTTTACAATGGCAAGGAGTTGCAAAGTGAGCTGGGACAGCTCGATTATGGTGCAAGGTTCTATGACCCGGAGATTGGAAGGTGGAACGTGATTGATCCGTTAGCTGAGAAGGGAAGAAGATGGTCACCATATACCTATGCATTTAATAACCCAATGAGATTTACGGATCCCGATGGTATGTGGCCAGACGATGGCTATGGCCCGGGAGATGACGAATTGATTGGTGTTCAAACCGGAATGGCCATAGGGGGTGCGATTAGAGATGGTATACATGGACTCAGAACACTTGTAGCAGCTGCTGGTGACGCTTTAGGTATAAACAAGGCTGCCCCCGGAATGAAATGGCAATCTGTAGACAGTGAAGGTGGCACATTAGGGTACAGTATGGCTCAGGTTCCTAGTGAAGGTGGTTTAAAAGATGCCCTAGGTCATCTGGGTGATGGTGCAAATGCTTTAGCTTTCAATGGTTCTCTGGCTAAAGGTACAACGGGTACATTATTGGCTAAAACAGGTCAGGAAGGTCGAGCGGCAAGTGAAGGTGTGAAAATTATTAAGGATGGAGATGCTGCAAGTAATATGCTTAATCCTTTTGATTTAACGCCTACACATGGTACAACAGGATCAAACTTAAAAAAAGTGGAAGCGTTAATTAAAAAAGATGGCGGGATAACTGACCCAGTAAAATACATAGAACATAAAGGCAACAAATATATAGTTGATGGTCACCATCGTGTGCAGGCAGCTAAAAAGTTAGGGTTTTCACAAGTGCCGGTGCAAGCAGAGCAATTGCCTTACGGAAGCTATAGGACAACGGCAGATTTTCAATTTACAAAACACTAATGGCAATTTGGCAGTATACAATTGAAATAATACCGAGAGGAGCTTTATCTGATTTAGGAACTTCGGGTTTTATTACCTTAGATGATTATAATAACTTTGATTTTTGGGGGAATTTTGATCTTGGAATTGAATTTTTTGACTCTTTAACTGCTGGGTTGGAGCGTAGTAGAAGTTGGAGTGATGAAATTATTTTGTATGGTGACAGCGAATCCACCTGCATTAGATTTTTCCTGGAGGAGAGTAAAATATCTGGAATCGACGTACGTATTGATTTCAGATATAATTATTCTGAAATCTTAAATTCTGTAATTGAATTTTGCCATTTGAACGGATTTGTTATTCTAGATAATCTCGAAATCTTAGGTCTTAATTCAACATTTATTGTTCATCACATTGAAAAGTCTGAGCAATTTATTACCTATAAAAGATTGTTTGGAGATCCGATATAAAAAAGCCGGGCGTTTTTGTTATATTACGAATATGCTTTACCTGTTTTGGCGTCGCGAATAATTGCATTAGCCAGGAACAGGAGTTTACCTTTAATAGATGGATCGAGTTCTTCGATCTCATCAATGAGTTTGAGTGTCTGCTTGTCAAAGCCTGTTTTGTTGCCTTCTCTGGCAAGATAATAAAAAAACCTGGAATACTACCTGAACTTCTCCAGGCCTTACCTGCTCAGCGGTAAAAAGGAACCGGCGTTATTACTAAATGCCAACGGAAAAAGATTAAAGACTGCTTTTGAGCGGATGCAGAAACTACGGTCAGCATCAGGGATAAAGAAGCCAATCGGCCCACATACTTTACGACACAGCATTGCTACACACCTGTTGCAGTCTGGTATGAAGCTTGAACAGATCCAGCGGTTCTTAGGACATAGCAGCCTGGAAAGCACACAGATCTATACACATATTGTCCATGAACAGCTTTGAGGAATACTTAAACGAACAGGGCTTGAAACCTGACACCATCTATCAGCACCGGATGTATGTGAGTTGCTTTTTGGCCTGGCTGGCTATAGAAAATGTGAGCCTTGTACACGGGGGCCTATTTTAATTGAAAATGGATTTATATATGCACCAGCTCATATAAAAAGGTTTTTAGGAACTGCTTTTAGATTATCACGTATAAATGCAGAAACATTAGAGATTGAGTATATGGGTAAATCTAGGGATTTGATTTGGCTGCATAAAATTGAGGGAGATCAGATTTATTTTTTCGAGGATATCAATAAGACATCTTACAATTATGATGAATTGGGCTAAAGGCTGTTTTTACTTTAGGCCAAACTTCAAAGAAAATCGTTCGGCGTGCCTTGAGTTAAAATTAAGTTTACTTCTGCGACGATATACTGTAAATCATCAGGGCAGTTAGCGGGACAAATATAATGGCGGCAATGATTAGTGGTTTCCAAATTGGTTTTGCACGGTACTGGGTATCTGCACCTATATGCCTGGCCCAAAACAGTTCGTACATTGCCAATACACCAATGCCACTGGCAATAAATGTAAAGGGGCTATTGGCATTAAAGTAGTTTAATATGGCTACAGCAATTACCGAATAAAATAAACCAAAAAGTATTACAGGCCAGCCCGGTTTACCGGCATCTTTACAATTTGAAGCCAGCATAAATGACCCAAAAAATGTAGAGAATAAAATGGAGAACACATAGATAGCATTTTTCGAATAATATTGAGGAGCTTCCAGATTCTCTACAACATTACTTTTCCATGCATTTCTATTTTTCTGATGTTCAAGAACAGTTTTTGCGTCTAATTGTCTTTGAATATCATCATCAATTGTTTCGGGAAGTTGAATACCCCTGCTTTTTAATTCGGCCAATGCCAGGTGTACTGCTTCTTCTGTGTGTTTGTCAACATTGTTGATGTAAAACATCAATTCATGATCAGTTTTACCTATTATTTTTTGATTAAGGGCACTCATTTTGGTTTGTAATGGTCAAAACAAAGATACATTTTTAGTGACTACATGATAACTATATCGACGCTTCATTGCTAATTCTGATTGACTTCCTGCTATTAAAATCAATGGATGATGTTGTTAAATTTATTTTCAAAAAAAAGTAGAGTGCAGTGCGGCTGCACTCTCTTTTTTTAATATTGTCTGGTTCAGACGCTAATGGTAGATATTAGTTTGGAACGAATTGAAAATTTAGAGTAATCATTGAATAATAGATATGAGAAAATATTTTTTTACAGTAGTGCTGGCCATGGGAGTATTGGGGGCATCAGGACAAACGACAAATATATTTCCAGCGTCAGGTAATGTAGGGCTTGGAACAACAAGTCCAGCTTATAAATTGGATGTCGATGGGGAAGTCAGGATCAATAATACAATTCTAACAAATTCCAATTCTCCATTTGACAATTCCAGCGTTATGTATACGCAAGCTGGGGCTCATAACATGTTTGGTGTGGATGGGGGCTGGATAGATAAATACTTTGGTATGAAAACCAATGGTGATTTCTTAACCATGGGAGGGAATTTTGGAATCGGTACAAGAAATCCTGAAGCCAAATTACACGTTGTTGGTAACGTAAAACTGTTTGGTAATTATGATGGAACAAACAATGTTCAGTTTGTTCCATATAACGGGCTTGGGAATACCTGGGAATTGTATCCGCAACCGGAAGGATATGGTATTTTTAACCGCAATGCTTATACATTCCCTTTCTTCATTAGTAATGGAGATAATATCGGAATTGGAACTTTAACCCCTACAGAAAAACTCTCTGTAAAAGGAAAAATCAGGGCCCAGGAAATCAAAGTAGAAAATACAAACTGGCCAGATTATGTCTTCACCAAAGATTATACCCTCCCAACCCTTCAGCAAACCGAAAATCACATTAAAGAAAAAGGTCATTTGCCTGGCATCCCGTCCGCTGCAGAAGTAAAAGCCAATGGAATTGATTTGGGGGAAATGAATGCGAAACTGCTGCAGAAGATTGAAGAATTAACCTTGCATTTAATTGAACAAGACAAGTTTAACAATGACCAAGCTAAATTAATTGGAAAACTTCAAGAAATGAGTAAGTACCAACAAATAGAGATAAATAATTTAAAAAATAAAAAATGAAACGAGCAGGGATTTTATTAAGTCTGATATGCAGCTGTTGTTTTGCCAATGCCCAAACACTACAAACAGTAACAGATAATGGCGCCTCTACAACCAATACAATCAATTCTTATAATCCTAATGGTTTCCAGATTACTGGCACTGTAGGAAGCGCCGCTTACTTTGTTATTGATCAGACAGCTAACACTGGTGGTAAAAGATGGAGATTTGGACACACTGGTGGTGCGCCTGGTTTTGGCAGTTTTGATATTAGCAATTTAACGGATGAAATTGTGCCTTTATCTATAGCTTCTGATGGGAAAGTGACTACTGGAAGATTATTGGTAAATACCCCTCCGGTCGATAATACTAATGAAGGATTACAGGTTAAGTCTGGGCTATCAATTTATGGCAGTGCAAATAATTTGGGAAATCACATTATGTTTAAAAGGTCAGAAGGTGCTGAAATGGCTTATTTAGGATGGGAAGATGAATCATCAGGGAATTCCCCTTTTATAATTAAATCTTCTAACGGGAATGATATAAAATTTATGATTAATGACGGAGAACAGATGAGGTTAAAGAATGGTAATCTAAGCATCGGTTCTCCAAATTCTTATGGCTACAGGCTTGCAGTTAATGGCAACATACGAGCTAAAGAAATCAAAGTAGAAAATACCAACTGGCCAGACTATGTCTTTACCACAGACTACCAACTCCCAACCCTCCAACAAACAGAGCAACACATTAAAGAAAGAGGTCATTTGCCCGGCGTCCCATCAGCTGCAGAAGTGAAAGCCAATGGTATTGATTTAGGGGAAATGAATGCAAAGCTGTTGCAGAAGATTGAAGAATTGACTTTGTATTTGATTGAGATAAAGAAGGAAAGTGATGCACGCAATGATAAACAAACTAAAGAAATCGAATATCTAAAATCAAAACTTAAATAATATGAAAAGAGGTTATTTATTAATTGGTCTATTATTGAGTTCTACAACCATTTTTGCGCAAATAACAAACACTTTTCCAGATAATGGCAATGTAGGCATCGGAATTACTACACCAGCTGCCAAATTGCATATCGGCCAAAGTAATCAGGAAATAAGATTTGACTATAATGGCACCAATGATCACTACGGTTCATTAAGATGGGCCGCCTTGCAATTAGGAAATAATGGAACCAATCGGATTGTTGCCGGGCGTACGGTACCTGGAGGCTTGTTAGACTTTTATGTAAACAATACCAATGATGGATCCAATTATGACATAGGCCCCAATGGTATTTTGGCCATGCGAATTAACAACAATGGTAAAGTTGGCATTGGAACAACAGCTCCAGTATCTGAACTTCATGTTAATGGCACCACAACAACCAGCTTACTTACTTTTTCTGAAGGAGTAGTAGAATTAGGCTATTTAGGACGCGGGCTGGCAACTACAGGTGCATGGAGCCTAAATCCAGATGTTTTTGCCTTAACTTATCAATCACGAGACTTTGCTATTGGAGGTTGGAGCAAGTCAACCAATACCTGGATGGGCCCCTCATTTTATATCAACTCAGATAATGGCAATGTTGGTATAGGAACAACTGTACCAACAGATAAGTTATCGGTTAAAGGCAAAATTCGTTCTCAAGAGATCAAAGTAGAAAATACAAACTGGCCGGATTATGTCTTCACCAATGATTACCAACTTCCAACCCTTCAGCAAACTGAAAACCACATTAAAGAAAAAGGTCATTTGCCCGGTATCCCTTCTGCTGCGGAAGTAAAAGCCAATGGTATTGATTTAGGGGAAATGAATGCGAAGCTGTTGCAAAAAATAGAGGAACTGACATTGCATTTGATACATCAGCAAAAGGAAATAGAAAAGTTAAAAATTGGTCAGAGTGGTTGCAAACATTAATAAATATGAAAAATAAGCAAATATCATTTTTATGTATAATATTAGTTTTGTCTAAAATAGCAATGGCTCAAAATGCCCTTCCAAATAGCGGAAACATAGGCGTCG comes from the Pedobacter heparinus DSM 2366 genome and includes:
- a CDS encoding DUF6443 domain-containing protein; translation: MKLYQNLTPQRAWKYIAVCLVAGFTSSNAQHLTLNTYSNQTEIKATGSITLTDGFYIPAGKNVRIFTGASFQQCVDLVSTPSADQNYISTKVFKKEGVNEGNINATLSTCEVNQTVQYFDGLGRPLQTVTVQGSPGFKDVVQPVDYDAFGREQFKYLPYSTVTGANGSFKPSAITSQAGFYNSPPAGVATITNTAFSESRFEPSPLNRVLEQGSPGASWQLSAGHTQKMEYGSNNSTDYAVRLYQAVPSATPGEEHKRILSGTGYYTANELYLSISKDENWASTDGKAGTTEEYKDKEDRVVLKRVFNYKNDVTETLSTYYVYDDLGNLSFVLPPGANPDALALPSQTLQDQFCYQYRYDGRKRLIEKKLPGKDWEYMVYNKLDQLVLSQDSLQRVANQWLFTKYDALGRVAITGVYGDGASRSSLAGTLNSQSVLWENRLGSGTDYDNGSFPQNNIAWYHTINYYDDYNFPGNSFPQPDGVTQMSASRVKGLQTGSFVYQVNSSTRYLSVNYYDKDGRVLKTAAENHLGGTDLTENTWNFAGELTGSTRTHSSGSGPATTIATRHEYDHMGRKKATMESINGQPEVVLSKLDYNELGQLSKKWLHSTDNGTSFLQHTDYAYNERGWLSNSRSDQFSIRLKYDDGTVPQYNGNIANQNWGAATTYPNTFTYGYDKLNRLLSGVSTGAISMSEVLSYDVMGNISTLNRDGAGAGSYIYEGNRLKSISGGGLAAGSYAYDGNGNAVTDGRTGVNLTYNHLNLPITVNGSGLNIAYTYDAMGRKLKKVSNMEAPSDYVDGVQYTGGAIEFIMTEEGKARSNGGTYSYEYNLTDHLGNVRYTFYQHPSSGLLERLQSDDYYAFGLRKSGVPISGNNKYLYNGKELQSELGQLDYGARFYDPEIGRWNVIDPLAEKGRRWSPYTYAFNNPMRFTDPDGMWPDDGYGPGDDELIGVQTGMAIGGAIRDGIHGLRTLVAAAGDALGINKAAPGMKWQSVDSEGGTLGYSMAQVPSEGGLKDALGHLGDGANALAFNGSLAKGTTGTLLAKTGQEGRAASEGVKIIKDGDAASNMLNPFDLTPTHGTTGSNLKKVEALIKKDGGITDPVKYIEHKGNKYIVDGHHRVQAAKKLGFSQVPVQAEQLPYGSYRTTADFQFTKH
- a CDS encoding tyrosine-type recombinase/integrase; translation: MLSGKKEPALLLNANGKRLKTAFERMQKLRSASGIKKPIGPHTLRHSIATHLLQSGMKLEQIQRFLGHSSLESTQIYTHIVHEQL